In the Ascochyta rabiei chromosome 17, complete sequence genome, one interval contains:
- a CDS encoding Fe(2+) transporter, whose amino-acid sequence MGGHDRPAVSVEEAEHDYEALPPNFSLGANMLAGAFAGIAEHSVMYPVDMLKTRMQVINPGPTATYQNSIANALVTVSRAEGFRSLWKGLSSVILGAGPAHAVYFASYEAAKHALGGNEGESHEHHPLAAAASGAAATITSDALMNPFDVIKQRMQLHGSIYTSVSHCARDVFRKEGIGAFYVSYPTTLCMTVPFTALQFMSYESISKVMNPTGRYDPYTHCFAGGLAGGFAAALTTPLDVIKTLLQTRGSARDVELRTVSGLLQAAKIIHQREGYKGYFRGLKPRIITTMPSTAICWSAYEMAKAFFIARSTNPNTAL is encoded by the exons ATGGGTGGCCATGATCGGCCAGCAGTCAGTGTCGAAGAAGCAGAGCATGA CTATGAGGCCCTCCCGCCAAACTTCTCGCTCGGCGCGAACATGCTGGCGGGCGCGTTCGCAGGCATTGCG GAACACTCGGTCATGTACCCCGTCGACATGCTCAAG ACGAGGATGCAGGTCATCAACCCGGGGCCTACAGCGACATACCAGAACTCGATCGCCAATGCCCTCGTGACCGTGTCGAGGGCAGAGGGCTTCCGGTCGCTATGGAAGGGGCTCTCCAGTGTCATTCTGGGCGCCG GCCCTGCGCACGCTGTTTATTTCGCGTCCTACGAGGCCGCAAAACACGCTCTCGGTGGAAACGAGGGCGAGAGCCATGAACACCACCCCCTCGCTGCAG CTGCCAGCGGTGCCGCAGCCACCATCACCAGCGATGCGCTGATGAACCCATTCGACG TTATCAAACAGCGCATGCAATTGCACGGCTCCATCTACACCTCTGTCAGTCACTGCGCCCGGGACGTGTTCCGCAAGGAAGGCATTGGCGCATTCTACGTCTCGTACCCCACCACACTGTGCATGACGGTGCCCTTCACAGCGCTGCAGTTCATGTCATACGAATCGATATCCAAGGTCATGAACCCCACTGGCCGTTATGACCCGTACACGCATTGCTTCGCTGGAGGTCTGGCTGGTGGCTTTGCTGCGGCGCTCACCACGCCTCTAGATGTCATCAAGACACTGCTGCAGACACGAGGAAGCGCTCGCGACGTTGAGTTGAGGACAGTCTCTGGCCTGCTCCAGGCAGCCAAGATTATACACCAGAGGGAGGGCTACAAGGGCTATTTCCGTGGCCTGAAACCCAGGATCATCACCACAATGCCCAGCACGGCGATTTGCTG GTCTGCGTACGAGATGGCAAAGGCGTTTTTTATTGCGCGTAGCACCAACCCCAACACCGCTTTATAA
- a CDS encoding Fe(2+) transporter, variant 2, translated as MCGTLRPLVMARKPQKWSKCARASSDTWPYESESVWAMRRGSWQRNVGGSAAAVESSGDIVTPRARPFQINTGIKTQEMTVSSPPPGYPDSARPKKLQSPVPVSTLPPPSWNLPPSRPARSWVAMIGQQSVSKKQSMSTAPGRANSCETRIADLRHSYEALPPNFSLGANMLAGAFAGIAEHSVMYPVDMLKTRMQVINPGPTATYQNSIANALVTVSRAEGFRSLWKGLSSVILGAGPAHAVYFASYEAAKHALGGNEGESHEHHPLAAAASGAAATITSDALMNPFDVIKQRMQLHGSIYTSVSHCARDVFRKEGIGAFYVSYPTTLCMTVPFTALQFMSYESISKVMNPTGRYDPYTHCFAGGLAGGFAAALTTPLDVIKTLLQTRGSARDVELRTVSGLLQAAKIIHQREGYKGYFRGLKPRIITTMPSTAICWSAYEMAKAFFIARSTNPNTAL; from the exons ATGTGTGGTACTCTGCGGCCGTTGGTGATGGCCAGAAAGCCGCAAAAATGGTCGAAATGTGCGAGAGCCTCCAGCGACACATGGCCGTACGAGTCCGAGTCAGTTTGGGCAATGCGCCGTGGCAGCTGGCAGCGCAATGTTGGAGGCAGCGCAGCCGCGGTGGAGTCTTCCGGGGACATAGTGACGCCCCGTGCACGGCCCTTCCAAATTAACACCGGTATCAAAACTCAAGAGATGACGGTCTCATCACCACCGCCTGGCTATCCTGATTCTGCGCGACCGAAGAAGCTGCAGTCGCCCGTCCCTGTGTCGACGCTCCCACCGCCAAGCTGGAATCTACCACCGTCACGCCCGGCCAGATCATGGGTGGCCATGATCGGCCAGCAGTCAGTGTCGAAGAAGCAGAGCATGAGTACGGCTCCCGGCAGGGCGAACAGCTGCGAAACACGCATCGCTGACTTGCGCCACAGCTATGAGGCCCTCCCGCCAAACTTCTCGCTCGGCGCGAACATGCTGGCGGGCGCGTTCGCAGGCATTGCG GAACACTCGGTCATGTACCCCGTCGACATGCTCAAG ACGAGGATGCAGGTCATCAACCCGGGGCCTACAGCGACATACCAGAACTCGATCGCCAATGCCCTCGTGACCGTGTCGAGGGCAGAGGGCTTCCGGTCGCTATGGAAGGGGCTCTCCAGTGTCATTCTGGGCGCCG GCCCTGCGCACGCTGTTTATTTCGCGTCCTACGAGGCCGCAAAACACGCTCTCGGTGGAAACGAGGGCGAGAGCCATGAACACCACCCCCTCGCTGCAG CTGCCAGCGGTGCCGCAGCCACCATCACCAGCGATGCGCTGATGAACCCATTCGACG TTATCAAACAGCGCATGCAATTGCACGGCTCCATCTACACCTCTGTCAGTCACTGCGCCCGGGACGTGTTCCGCAAGGAAGGCATTGGCGCATTCTACGTCTCGTACCCCACCACACTGTGCATGACGGTGCCCTTCACAGCGCTGCAGTTCATGTCATACGAATCGATATCCAAGGTCATGAACCCCACTGGCCGTTATGACCCGTACACGCATTGCTTCGCTGGAGGTCTGGCTGGTGGCTTTGCTGCGGCGCTCACCACGCCTCTAGATGTCATCAAGACACTGCTGCAGACACGAGGAAGCGCTCGCGACGTTGAGTTGAGGACAGTCTCTGGCCTGCTCCAGGCAGCCAAGATTATACACCAGAGGGAGGGCTACAAGGGCTATTTCCGTGGCCTGAAACCCAGGATCATCACCACAATGCCCAGCACGGCGATTTGCTG GTCTGCGTACGAGATGGCAAAGGCGTTTTTTATTGCGCGTAGCACCAACCCCAACACCGCTTTATAA
- a CDS encoding Asparagine--tRNA ligase — translation MSVLLPIRRSALRLPLSTPRRPVLACAHAYRSRQSSTFCPTNIAALLRPASPLSSTPPRELSESESLTLHGYVRSVRKQKRVAFAVIGDGSTLQTVQTVLSPQLAEDLSTGAAVAVTGKWKESPGGKQSHELQVEDIRVLGANDATTSPIQKKYQSAEFLRTVPHLRPRLPFNALILRLRSLVTAQVTSYFAKNDFIQCHPPIITSSDCEGAGEVFTIEPAASDATSAHVPGLSSQPNKLPDPFFGSPKYLTVSSQLHLEALAQSVDKVWTLSPTFRAEKSDTARHLSEFYMLEAEIAFAEKLGDVMDVVENMLRSIATELQASHVGQELLEARARDQSEESTTVSHDALAQRWQGLINGPWPRIEYSEAIQHLKDATAQGKVHFDFSPEHEDGLQTEHERYLADHLGNGGPIFVTNYPRSMKPFYMSPSVPCNSDSQGAPTVACFDLLVPEICELVGGSMREHRLPELQQSMVDHGLRAAADCDSEATDGSLQWYLDLRRYGSVPHGGFGLGFDRLICYLSGVQNIRDVVAFPRYYRKCDC, via the exons ATGAGCGTGCTGCTGCCCATCCGAAGGAGCGCTCTCCGTCTCCCGTTGTCAACGCCTCGGCGCCCTGTTCTTGCTTGTGCACATGCGTATCGCTCACGGCAAAGCTCGACCTTTTGCCCGACTAACATAGCTGCGCTGCTAAGGCCAGCCTCCCCGCTTTCGTCTACTCCGCCACGGGAACTGTCAGAAAGTGAGTCACTCACGCTTCATGGCTATGTCCGGTCTGTAAGGAAGCAGAAGCGCGTTGCCTTCGCGGTCATCGGCGATGGATCGACCTTGCAGACAGTACAGACCGTCTTGTCTCCTCAGCTAGCAGAAGA CCTTTCAACAGGTGCTGCTGTGGCCGTGACTGGAAAATGGAAAGAATCACCAGGTGGGAAGCAGTCACATGAGCTTCAGGTCGAAGACATCCGCGTCCTGGGAGCCAACGATGCCACCACTTCTCCGATCCAGAAGAAGTACCAGTCGGCAGAATTCCTTCGCACCGTTCCTCATCTGCGACCTCGCCTGCCATTTAACGCTCTGATTCTGCGACTGAGGTCACTCGTCACGGCGCAAGTGACCAGCTACTTTGCCAAGAATGATTTCATCCAGTGTCATCCTCCCATAATCACTTCTTCCGACTGCGAGGGAGCCGGAGAAGTCTTTACTATCGAGCCTGCCGCGTCTGATGCTACATCTGCACATGTGCCTGGCTTATCCAGCCAGCCAAACAAGCTGCCTGACCCGTTCTTCGGCTCCCCGAAGTACCTAACAGTGTCGAGTCAGCTCCATTTGGAGGCACTGGCGCAGTCCGTCGACAAAGTGTGGACGCTGTCGCCAACTTTTCGCGCCGAGAAAAGCGATACAGCCCGCCATCTCAGCGAGTTCTACATGTTGGAAGCCGAAATAGCTTTTGCTGAAAAGCTCGGAGACGTCATGGACGTGGTAGAGAACATGCTGCGCTCCATTGCAACTGAGCTCCAAGCCTCGCATGTAGGCCAGGAGCTGCTCGAGGCTCGAGCACGGGATCAGAGTGAAGAGAGTACAACTGTGTCGCACGACGCACTCGCGCAACGATGGCAGGGTCTCATCAACGGACCGTGGCCACGAATCGAATATTCCGAGGCGATACAGCACCTGAAGGATGCCACTGCACAAGGTAAAGTGCACTTTGACTTTTCACCGGAACACGAAGACGGTCTTCAGACCGAGCACGAGCGTTATCTCGCCGACCATCTCGGCAACGGGGGCCCTATCTTCGTCACAAACTACCCTCGCTCCATGAAGCCCTTCTACATGTCACCCTCGGTTCCATGCAACTCAGACAGTCAAGGGGCGCCCACAGTAGCATGCTTTGATCTTCTCGTGCCCGAGATCTGCGAACTAGTCGGTGGTTCGATGCGTGAACACAGGCTGCCGGAGCTCCAGCAGTCCATGGTAGATCATGGCCTTCGAGCAGCAGCTGACTGCGACAGCGAGGCGACAGATGGGTCCCTACAGTGGTACCTGGACCTGAGACGGTATGGCAGTGTACCGCATGGAGGGTTTGGCCTAGGCTTTGACCGCCTGATCTGCTACCTCTCCGGGGTGCAGAACATCAGAGATGTTGTTGCGTTCCCGAGATACTACAGGAAGTGCGACTGTTGA